One Bos taurus isolate L1 Dominette 01449 registration number 42190680 breed Hereford chromosome 3, ARS-UCD2.0, whole genome shotgun sequence DNA window includes the following coding sequences:
- the CELF3 gene encoding CUGBP Elav-like family member 3 isoform X8, translated as MNRPIQVKPADSESRGDRKLFVGMLGKQQTDEDVRKMFEPFGTIDECTVLRGPDGTSKGCAFVKFQTHAEAQAAINTLHSSRTLPGASSSLVVKFADTEKERGLRRMQQVATQLGMFSPIALQFGAYSAYTQALMQQQAALVAAHSAYLSPMATMAAVQMQHMAAINANGLIATPITPSSGTSTPPAIAATPVSAIPAALGVNGYSPVPTQPTGQPAPDALYPNGVHPYPAQSPAAPVDPLQQAYAGMQHYTAAYPAAYSLVAPAFPQPPALVAQQPPPPPQQQQQQQQQQQQREGPDGCNIFIYHLPQEFTDSEILQMFVPFGHVISAKVFVDRATNQSKCFGFVSFDNPASAQAAIQAMNGFQIGMKRLKVQLKRPKDANRPY; from the exons aTGAACAGGCCAATCCAGGTCAAGCCAGCCGACAGCGAGAGCCGAGGAG ACCGGAAGCTCTTTGTGGGGATGCTAGGGAAGCAGCAGACAGATGAGGACGTCCGGAAGATGTTCGAGCCTTTCGGGACCATAGACGAGTGCACTGTGCTCCGGGGCCCAGACGGCACCAGCAAAG GCTGCGCCTTCGTGAAGTTCCAGACCCACGCGGAGGCTCAGGCGGCCATCAACACCCTTCACAGCAGCCGGACCCTGCCG ggtgcctcatccagcctggtgGTGAAGTTTGCCGACACGGAGAAGGAGCGCGGTCTCCGCCGAATGCAGCAGGTGGCCACCCAGCTGGGCATGTTCAGCCCCATCGCTCTCCAGTTCGGCGCCTACAGCGCCTACACCCAGGCC CTGATGCAGCAGCAGGCGGCCCTGGTAGCGGCTCACAGTGCCTACCTCAGCCCCATGGCCACCATGGCTGCCGTGCAGATGCAGCACATGGCCGCCATCAATGCCAACGGCCTCATCGCCACCCCCATCACCCCCTCCTCAG GAACCAGCACGCCTCCTGCCATCGCTGCCACACCCGTCTCTGCCATCCCTGCTGCCCTGGGCGTCAACGGCTACAGCCCAGTGCCTACCCAGCCCACCGGGCAGCCTGCCCCTGACGCTCTATATCCCAACGGGGTTCACCCCTACCCAG CCCAGAGCCCCGCGGCCCCCGTGGACCCGCTGCAGCAGGCCTATGCGGGGATGCAGCACTATACAG CAGCTTACCCAGCAGCCTACAGCCTGGTGGCACCTGCGTTCCCACAGCCTCCTGCTCTGGTGGCCCAGcagcccccgccacccccacagcagcagcagcagcagcaacagcagcagcagcaacgggaAG GCCCTGATGGCTGCAACATCTTCATCTACCACCTGCCCCAGGAGTTCACGGACTCAGAGATCCTCCAGATGTTTGTCCCCTTTGGCCATGTCATCTCAGCCAAAGTCTTTGTTGACAGAGCCACCAATCAGAGCAAGTGTTTTG GCTTTGTGAGTTTCGACAATCCAGCCAGCGCCCAGGCTGCCATCCAGGCCATGAATGGTTTCCAGATTGGCATGAAGCGCCTCAAAGTCCAGTTAAAGCGGCCTAAGGATGCCAATCGGCCCTACTGA
- the CELF3 gene encoding CUGBP Elav-like family member 3 isoform X7, with protein sequence MNRPIQVKPADSESRGEDRKLFVGMLGKQQTDEDVRKMFEPFGTIDECTVLRGPDGTSKGCAFVKFQTHAEAQAAINTLHSSRTLPGASSSLVVKFADTEKERGLRRMQQVATQLGMFSPIALQFGAYSAYTQALMQQQAALVAAHSAYLSPMATMAAVQMQHMAAINANGLIATPITPSSGTSTPPAIAATPVSAIPAALGVNGYSPVPTQPTGQPAPDALYPNGVHPYPAQSPAAPVDPLQQAYAGMQHYTAAYPAAYSLVAPAFPQPPALVAQQPPPPPQQQQQQQQQQQQREGPDGCNIFIYHLPQEFTDSEILQMFVPFGHVISAKVFVDRATNQSKCFGFVSFDNPASAQAAIQAMNGFQIGMKRLKVQLKRPKDANRPY encoded by the exons aTGAACAGGCCAATCCAGGTCAAGCCAGCCGACAGCGAGAGCCGAGGAG AAGACCGGAAGCTCTTTGTGGGGATGCTAGGGAAGCAGCAGACAGATGAGGACGTCCGGAAGATGTTCGAGCCTTTCGGGACCATAGACGAGTGCACTGTGCTCCGGGGCCCAGACGGCACCAGCAAAG GCTGCGCCTTCGTGAAGTTCCAGACCCACGCGGAGGCTCAGGCGGCCATCAACACCCTTCACAGCAGCCGGACCCTGCCG ggtgcctcatccagcctggtgGTGAAGTTTGCCGACACGGAGAAGGAGCGCGGTCTCCGCCGAATGCAGCAGGTGGCCACCCAGCTGGGCATGTTCAGCCCCATCGCTCTCCAGTTCGGCGCCTACAGCGCCTACACCCAGGCC CTGATGCAGCAGCAGGCGGCCCTGGTAGCGGCTCACAGTGCCTACCTCAGCCCCATGGCCACCATGGCTGCCGTGCAGATGCAGCACATGGCCGCCATCAATGCCAACGGCCTCATCGCCACCCCCATCACCCCCTCCTCAG GAACCAGCACGCCTCCTGCCATCGCTGCCACACCCGTCTCTGCCATCCCTGCTGCCCTGGGCGTCAACGGCTACAGCCCAGTGCCTACCCAGCCCACCGGGCAGCCTGCCCCTGACGCTCTATATCCCAACGGGGTTCACCCCTACCCAG CCCAGAGCCCCGCGGCCCCCGTGGACCCGCTGCAGCAGGCCTATGCGGGGATGCAGCACTATACAG CAGCTTACCCAGCAGCCTACAGCCTGGTGGCACCTGCGTTCCCACAGCCTCCTGCTCTGGTGGCCCAGcagcccccgccacccccacagcagcagcagcagcagcaacagcagcagcagcaacgggaAG GCCCTGATGGCTGCAACATCTTCATCTACCACCTGCCCCAGGAGTTCACGGACTCAGAGATCCTCCAGATGTTTGTCCCCTTTGGCCATGTCATCTCAGCCAAAGTCTTTGTTGACAGAGCCACCAATCAGAGCAAGTGTTTTG GCTTTGTGAGTTTCGACAATCCAGCCAGCGCCCAGGCTGCCATCCAGGCCATGAATGGTTTCCAGATTGGCATGAAGCGCCTCAAAGTCCAGTTAAAGCGGCCTAAGGATGCCAATCGGCCCTACTGA